From the Syngnathoides biaculeatus isolate LvHL_M chromosome 10, ASM1980259v1, whole genome shotgun sequence genome, one window contains:
- the LOC133507110 gene encoding dynein axonemal intermediate chain 1-like isoform X5 → MCPFQCSLGQQPPLFSLQEEALAFPLMHSHIHRFSKVWKQAPTGLLQSSAKYQAAAKSYKTTNKKKEDDDPGKLIKPADQVELTEAELKEEITKTLTARNPHAPQNIAHYKFNDGAYKLTTVVNHMAVHFVLEGCLEHQDFDDSHSLTATEELTEDATGEEGEESDEDDSGDGGEEEEAGEDDIPDSAASKANAEPKCTNQFNFIERSSQTINNPLQGRACQTVPPPRCNYYATAFQWDIYDVYMAELQKQEVKKEKQKDDTCEKNKKMMLIEKPSDDITQVSKSAKLLERMVNQNTFNEVAQDFKYFEDAADEFRDEEGTVLPLWKFQYDKAKMMCVTALCWNFIYPDFFGVGLGSYDFSKQGRGMLLFYTLKNSTYPEYIFPTGSGVLSLDIHKQHSYLVAVGFYDGCVCVYNLKNKGQNPQYKSTVNTGKHTDPVWQVRWQNDNSLNFYSVSSDGRVVSWMLIKNELAFSDALKLTLDYTVSDGLEGIQELIRASGTSFDFHTQIDDLFIVGTEEGKIHKCSKNYSSQYLKTYEAHNMAVGTVRWNPYHSKVFISCSSDWSVKIWDQDFNTPMFTFELHASVGDVAWAPYSSTVFAAVTTEGLVHVFDLAINKYQAICQQPVVNKKKTKLTHIEFNPVEPVFIVGDDRGSVISLKLSPNLRKKPKGKKGRDLVEGPEAEVAKMEKLLSLLRP, encoded by the exons ATGTGCCCTTTTCAGTGCTCTTTAGGCCAGCaacctccacttttctcattgcAGGAGGAGGCGCTTGCATTCCCTTTGATGCACTCCCACATACACCGGTTCTCCAAGGTCTGGAAGCAAGCCCCCACTGGCCTTCTCCAGTCCTCTGCCAAATATCAG GCAGCTGCCAAGTCATACAAAACTACAAACAAGAAAAAG GAGGATGATGATCCGGGGAAACTTATTAAACCTGCTGATCAAGTGGAACTCACTGAGGCT GAGCTGAAAGAGGAAATCACAAAGACTCTGACTGCAAGAAATCCACATGCCCCGCAAAATATTGCCCACTACAAATTTAAT GATGGCGCTTACAAGCTGACCACGGTTGTAAACCACATGGCCGTTCACTTCGTCTTGGAGGGTTGCCTCGAACATCAAGACTTTGATGATAGTCACAGTCTGACGGCCACCGAGGAACTCACTGAAGATG CAACAGGCGAGGAGGGCGAAGAATCTGATGAG gatgattctggtgatggaggtgaggaagaggaggctgGAGAAGACGACATACCAGACAGTGCTGCCTCCAAAGCAAATGCCGAGCCAAAATGTACAAATCAGTTCAACTTTATCGAAAGATCCTCTCAAACAATCAATAATCCACTGCAG GGTCGAGCCTGTCAGACTGTCCCACCTCCACGCTGCAACTATTACGCCACTGCTTTTCAG TGGGACATATATGATGTTTACATGGCTGAGCTACAGAAACAAGAGGTGAAAAAAGAGAAACAGAAAGACGAcacttgtgaaaaaaacaaaaagatgatgCTCATTGAGAAACCT AGTGATGACATCACACAAGTATCCAAATCTGCCAAGCTGTTGGAGCGCATGGTCAATCAAAACACTTTCAATGAAGTAGCACAAG ATTTCAAGTACTTTGAGGATGCGGCGGATGAATTTAGGGATGAGGAGGGCACTGTTCTCCCCCTGTGGAAGTTCCAGTATGACAAAGCCAAAATGATGTGTGTCACTGCCCTCTGTTG GAATTTTATTtatccagatttttttggtgtgggatTGGGATCAT ATGACTTCAGCAAACAAGGCCGTGGGATGCTTCTCTTCTACACGTTGAAGAACTCTACCTACCCCGAGTACATCTTTCCTACAGGTTCTGGTGTGCTGAGCCTCGACATTCACAAGCAACATTCCTACCTAGTTGCTGTCGGTTTCTACgacggctgtgtgtgtgtgtacaatttGAAAAACAAGGGCCAGAACCCTCAATACAAGAGCACTGTGAACACTGGCAAGCACACCGACCCAGTCTGGCAG gtACGCTGGCAGAATGACAACAGCCTCAATTTTTATTCTGTGTCTTCGGATGGCCGAGTTGTGTCCTGGATGCTTATTAAG AATGAGCTGGCCTTCTCTGACGCTCTCAAGCTCACATTGGATTATACTGTGTCGGATGGCCTGGAGGGGATTCAGGAACTTATTAGAG CTAGTGGCACATCTTTTGACTTTCACACACAGATTGATGATCTCTTCATAGTTGGCACTGAGGAGGGGAAAATACACAAG TGCTCAAAGAACTACTCAAGTCAGTACCTCAAGACATATGAAGCCCACAACATGGCAGTGGGCACTGTAAGGTGGAACCCCTATCACTCCAAGGTGTTCATCTCCTGCAGCTCGGATTGGAGTGTCAAGATCTGGGACCAGGATTTCAA CACTCCAATGTTTACTTTTGAGCTACATGCATCAGTTGGGGATGTGGCCTGGGCGCCGTACTCCTCTACTGTCTTTGCTGCTGTCACCACAGAAGGATTG GTTCATGTTTTTGACCTTGCCATCAACAAGTATCAGGCTATCTGCCAACAGCCCGTggtgaataaaaagaagaccAAGCTGACTCATATTGAGTTTAATCCCGTTGAGCCCGTCTTCATAGTGGGTGATGACAGAGGCTCTGTTATCAGTCTCAAACTGTCCCCTAACCTGCGCAAAAAACCAAAA GGGAAGAAGGGTCGTGATTTGGTGGAAGGTCCTGAGGCCGAAGTTGCCAAGATGGAGAAGCTACTCAGTCTGCTGAGACCTTGA
- the LOC133507110 gene encoding dynein intermediate chain 2, ciliary-like isoform X6 → MTAGIGSSTPATLVRISGSENGWMDGRTDGEKEDVAAAKSYKTTNKKKEDDDPGKLIKPADQVELTEAELKEEITKTLTARNPHAPQNIAHYKFNDGAYKLTTVVNHMAVHFVLEGCLEHQDFDDSHSLTATEELTEDATGEEGEESDEDDSGDGGEEEEAGEDDIPDSAASKANAEPKCTNQFNFIERSSQTINNPLQGRACQTVPPPRCNYYATAFQWDIYDVYMAELQKQEVKKEKQKDDTCEKNKKMMLIEKPSDDITQVSKSAKLLERMVNQNTFNEVAQDFKYFEDAADEFRDEEGTVLPLWKFQYDKAKMMCVTALCWNFIYPDFFGVGLGSYDFSKQGRGMLLFYTLKNSTYPEYIFPTGSGVLSLDIHKQHSYLVAVGFYDGCVCVYNLKNKGQNPQYKSTVNTGKHTDPVWQVRWQNDNSLNFYSVSSDGRVVSWMLIKNELAFSDALKLTLDYTVSDGLEGIQELIRASGTSFDFHTQIDDLFIVGTEEGKIHKCSKNYSSQYLKTYEAHNMAVGTVRWNPYHSKVFISCSSDWSVKIWDQDFNTPMFTFELHASVGDVAWAPYSSTVFAAVTTEGLVHVFDLAINKYQAICQQPVVNKKKTKLTHIEFNPVEPVFIVGDDRGSVISLKLSPNLRKKPKGKKGRDLVEGPEAEVAKMEKLLSLLRP, encoded by the exons atgacagctggaatcggctccagcactcctgcgacccttgtgaggataagtggttcagaaaatggatggatggatggacggacggatggagaAAAGGAAGACGTA GCAGCTGCCAAGTCATACAAAACTACAAACAAGAAAAAG GAGGATGATGATCCGGGGAAACTTATTAAACCTGCTGATCAAGTGGAACTCACTGAGGCT GAGCTGAAAGAGGAAATCACAAAGACTCTGACTGCAAGAAATCCACATGCCCCGCAAAATATTGCCCACTACAAATTTAAT GATGGCGCTTACAAGCTGACCACGGTTGTAAACCACATGGCCGTTCACTTCGTCTTGGAGGGTTGCCTCGAACATCAAGACTTTGATGATAGTCACAGTCTGACGGCCACCGAGGAACTCACTGAAGATG CAACAGGCGAGGAGGGCGAAGAATCTGATGAG gatgattctggtgatggaggtgaggaagaggaggctgGAGAAGACGACATACCAGACAGTGCTGCCTCCAAAGCAAATGCCGAGCCAAAATGTACAAATCAGTTCAACTTTATCGAAAGATCCTCTCAAACAATCAATAATCCACTGCAG GGTCGAGCCTGTCAGACTGTCCCACCTCCACGCTGCAACTATTACGCCACTGCTTTTCAG TGGGACATATATGATGTTTACATGGCTGAGCTACAGAAACAAGAGGTGAAAAAAGAGAAACAGAAAGACGAcacttgtgaaaaaaacaaaaagatgatgCTCATTGAGAAACCT AGTGATGACATCACACAAGTATCCAAATCTGCCAAGCTGTTGGAGCGCATGGTCAATCAAAACACTTTCAATGAAGTAGCACAAG ATTTCAAGTACTTTGAGGATGCGGCGGATGAATTTAGGGATGAGGAGGGCACTGTTCTCCCCCTGTGGAAGTTCCAGTATGACAAAGCCAAAATGATGTGTGTCACTGCCCTCTGTTG GAATTTTATTtatccagatttttttggtgtgggatTGGGATCAT ATGACTTCAGCAAACAAGGCCGTGGGATGCTTCTCTTCTACACGTTGAAGAACTCTACCTACCCCGAGTACATCTTTCCTACAGGTTCTGGTGTGCTGAGCCTCGACATTCACAAGCAACATTCCTACCTAGTTGCTGTCGGTTTCTACgacggctgtgtgtgtgtgtacaatttGAAAAACAAGGGCCAGAACCCTCAATACAAGAGCACTGTGAACACTGGCAAGCACACCGACCCAGTCTGGCAG gtACGCTGGCAGAATGACAACAGCCTCAATTTTTATTCTGTGTCTTCGGATGGCCGAGTTGTGTCCTGGATGCTTATTAAG AATGAGCTGGCCTTCTCTGACGCTCTCAAGCTCACATTGGATTATACTGTGTCGGATGGCCTGGAGGGGATTCAGGAACTTATTAGAG CTAGTGGCACATCTTTTGACTTTCACACACAGATTGATGATCTCTTCATAGTTGGCACTGAGGAGGGGAAAATACACAAG TGCTCAAAGAACTACTCAAGTCAGTACCTCAAGACATATGAAGCCCACAACATGGCAGTGGGCACTGTAAGGTGGAACCCCTATCACTCCAAGGTGTTCATCTCCTGCAGCTCGGATTGGAGTGTCAAGATCTGGGACCAGGATTTCAA CACTCCAATGTTTACTTTTGAGCTACATGCATCAGTTGGGGATGTGGCCTGGGCGCCGTACTCCTCTACTGTCTTTGCTGCTGTCACCACAGAAGGATTG GTTCATGTTTTTGACCTTGCCATCAACAAGTATCAGGCTATCTGCCAACAGCCCGTggtgaataaaaagaagaccAAGCTGACTCATATTGAGTTTAATCCCGTTGAGCCCGTCTTCATAGTGGGTGATGACAGAGGCTCTGTTATCAGTCTCAAACTGTCCCCTAACCTGCGCAAAAAACCAAAA GGGAAGAAGGGTCGTGATTTGGTGGAAGGTCCTGAGGCCGAAGTTGCCAAGATGGAGAAGCTACTCAGTCTGCTGAGACCTTGA
- the LOC133507110 gene encoding dynein axonemal intermediate chain 1-like isoform X2, with protein MQHYLSEIPLMDRKAGALGGEDGVEKAEFPGGGPTPLYHLERSQEFGMHSFCYEAELPSSQEEALAFPLMHSHIHRFSKVWKQAPTGLLQSSAKYQAAAKSYKTTNKKKEDDDPGKLIKPADQVELTEAELKEEITKTLTARNPHAPQNIAHYKFNDGAYKLTTVVNHMAVHFVLEGCLEHQDFDDSHSLTATEELTEDATGEEGEESDEDDSGDGGEEEEAGEDDIPDSAASKANAEPKCTNQFNFIERSSQTINNPLQGRACQTVPPPRCNYYATAFQWDIYDVYMAELQKQEVKKEKQKDDTCEKNKKMMLIEKPSDDITQVSKSAKLLERMVNQNTFNEVAQDFKYFEDAADEFRDEEGTVLPLWKFQYDKAKMMCVTALCWNFIYPDFFGVGLGSYDFSKQGRGMLLFYTLKNSTYPEYIFPTGSGVLSLDIHKQHSYLVAVGFYDGCVCVYNLKNKGQNPQYKSTVNTGKHTDPVWQVRWQNDNSLNFYSVSSDGRVVSWMLIKNELAFSDALKLTLDYTVSDGLEGIQELIRASGTSFDFHTQIDDLFIVGTEEGKIHKCSKNYSSQYLKTYEAHNMAVGTVRWNPYHSKVFISCSSDWSVKIWDQDFNTPMFTFELHASVGDVAWAPYSSTVFAAVTTEGLVHVFDLAINKYQAICQQPVVNKKKTKLTHIEFNPVEPVFIVGDDRGSVISLKLSPNLRKKPKGKKGRDLVEGPEAEVAKMEKLLSLLRP; from the exons ATGCAGCACTATCTCAGCGAAATCCCACTGATG GATCGGAAAGCAGGAGCTCTTGGCGGTGAAGATGGCGTTGAAAAAGCGGAATTTCCTGGAGGGGGCCCAACACCCTTGTATCATCTGGAACGATCACAAGAATTTGGAATGCATTCATTCTGCTACGAGGCTGAGCTGCCATCAAGTCAG GAGGAGGCGCTTGCATTCCCTTTGATGCACTCCCACATACACCGGTTCTCCAAGGTCTGGAAGCAAGCCCCCACTGGCCTTCTCCAGTCCTCTGCCAAATATCAG GCAGCTGCCAAGTCATACAAAACTACAAACAAGAAAAAG GAGGATGATGATCCGGGGAAACTTATTAAACCTGCTGATCAAGTGGAACTCACTGAGGCT GAGCTGAAAGAGGAAATCACAAAGACTCTGACTGCAAGAAATCCACATGCCCCGCAAAATATTGCCCACTACAAATTTAAT GATGGCGCTTACAAGCTGACCACGGTTGTAAACCACATGGCCGTTCACTTCGTCTTGGAGGGTTGCCTCGAACATCAAGACTTTGATGATAGTCACAGTCTGACGGCCACCGAGGAACTCACTGAAGATG CAACAGGCGAGGAGGGCGAAGAATCTGATGAG gatgattctggtgatggaggtgaggaagaggaggctgGAGAAGACGACATACCAGACAGTGCTGCCTCCAAAGCAAATGCCGAGCCAAAATGTACAAATCAGTTCAACTTTATCGAAAGATCCTCTCAAACAATCAATAATCCACTGCAG GGTCGAGCCTGTCAGACTGTCCCACCTCCACGCTGCAACTATTACGCCACTGCTTTTCAG TGGGACATATATGATGTTTACATGGCTGAGCTACAGAAACAAGAGGTGAAAAAAGAGAAACAGAAAGACGAcacttgtgaaaaaaacaaaaagatgatgCTCATTGAGAAACCT AGTGATGACATCACACAAGTATCCAAATCTGCCAAGCTGTTGGAGCGCATGGTCAATCAAAACACTTTCAATGAAGTAGCACAAG ATTTCAAGTACTTTGAGGATGCGGCGGATGAATTTAGGGATGAGGAGGGCACTGTTCTCCCCCTGTGGAAGTTCCAGTATGACAAAGCCAAAATGATGTGTGTCACTGCCCTCTGTTG GAATTTTATTtatccagatttttttggtgtgggatTGGGATCAT ATGACTTCAGCAAACAAGGCCGTGGGATGCTTCTCTTCTACACGTTGAAGAACTCTACCTACCCCGAGTACATCTTTCCTACAGGTTCTGGTGTGCTGAGCCTCGACATTCACAAGCAACATTCCTACCTAGTTGCTGTCGGTTTCTACgacggctgtgtgtgtgtgtacaatttGAAAAACAAGGGCCAGAACCCTCAATACAAGAGCACTGTGAACACTGGCAAGCACACCGACCCAGTCTGGCAG gtACGCTGGCAGAATGACAACAGCCTCAATTTTTATTCTGTGTCTTCGGATGGCCGAGTTGTGTCCTGGATGCTTATTAAG AATGAGCTGGCCTTCTCTGACGCTCTCAAGCTCACATTGGATTATACTGTGTCGGATGGCCTGGAGGGGATTCAGGAACTTATTAGAG CTAGTGGCACATCTTTTGACTTTCACACACAGATTGATGATCTCTTCATAGTTGGCACTGAGGAGGGGAAAATACACAAG TGCTCAAAGAACTACTCAAGTCAGTACCTCAAGACATATGAAGCCCACAACATGGCAGTGGGCACTGTAAGGTGGAACCCCTATCACTCCAAGGTGTTCATCTCCTGCAGCTCGGATTGGAGTGTCAAGATCTGGGACCAGGATTTCAA CACTCCAATGTTTACTTTTGAGCTACATGCATCAGTTGGGGATGTGGCCTGGGCGCCGTACTCCTCTACTGTCTTTGCTGCTGTCACCACAGAAGGATTG GTTCATGTTTTTGACCTTGCCATCAACAAGTATCAGGCTATCTGCCAACAGCCCGTggtgaataaaaagaagaccAAGCTGACTCATATTGAGTTTAATCCCGTTGAGCCCGTCTTCATAGTGGGTGATGACAGAGGCTCTGTTATCAGTCTCAAACTGTCCCCTAACCTGCGCAAAAAACCAAAA GGGAAGAAGGGTCGTGATTTGGTGGAAGGTCCTGAGGCCGAAGTTGCCAAGATGGAGAAGCTACTCAGTCTGCTGAGACCTTGA
- the LOC133507110 gene encoding dynein axonemal intermediate chain 1-like isoform X4, which translates to MSPAIGWQPVQGVPRLLYLGSCPMTAGIGSSTPATLVRISGSENGWMDGRTDGEKEDVAAAKSYKTTNKKKEDDDPGKLIKPADQVELTEAELKEEITKTLTARNPHAPQNIAHYKFNDGAYKLTTVVNHMAVHFVLEGCLEHQDFDDSHSLTATEELTEDATGEEGEESDEDDSGDGGEEEEAGEDDIPDSAASKANAEPKCTNQFNFIERSSQTINNPLQGRACQTVPPPRCNYYATAFQWDIYDVYMAELQKQEVKKEKQKDDTCEKNKKMMLIEKPSDDITQVSKSAKLLERMVNQNTFNEVAQDFKYFEDAADEFRDEEGTVLPLWKFQYDKAKMMCVTALCWNFIYPDFFGVGLGSYDFSKQGRGMLLFYTLKNSTYPEYIFPTGSGVLSLDIHKQHSYLVAVGFYDGCVCVYNLKNKGQNPQYKSTVNTGKHTDPVWQVRWQNDNSLNFYSVSSDGRVVSWMLIKNELAFSDALKLTLDYTVSDGLEGIQELIRASGTSFDFHTQIDDLFIVGTEEGKIHKCSKNYSSQYLKTYEAHNMAVGTVRWNPYHSKVFISCSSDWSVKIWDQDFNTPMFTFELHASVGDVAWAPYSSTVFAAVTTEGLVHVFDLAINKYQAICQQPVVNKKKTKLTHIEFNPVEPVFIVGDDRGSVISLKLSPNLRKKPKGKKGRDLVEGPEAEVAKMEKLLSLLRP; encoded by the exons atgagtcctgcgattggctggcaaccagttcagggtgtacctcggcTCCTGTACCtcggctcctgcccgatgacagctggaatcggctccagcactcctgcgacccttgtgaggataagtggttcagaaaatggatggatggatggacggacggatggagaAAAGGAAGACGTA GCAGCTGCCAAGTCATACAAAACTACAAACAAGAAAAAG GAGGATGATGATCCGGGGAAACTTATTAAACCTGCTGATCAAGTGGAACTCACTGAGGCT GAGCTGAAAGAGGAAATCACAAAGACTCTGACTGCAAGAAATCCACATGCCCCGCAAAATATTGCCCACTACAAATTTAAT GATGGCGCTTACAAGCTGACCACGGTTGTAAACCACATGGCCGTTCACTTCGTCTTGGAGGGTTGCCTCGAACATCAAGACTTTGATGATAGTCACAGTCTGACGGCCACCGAGGAACTCACTGAAGATG CAACAGGCGAGGAGGGCGAAGAATCTGATGAG gatgattctggtgatggaggtgaggaagaggaggctgGAGAAGACGACATACCAGACAGTGCTGCCTCCAAAGCAAATGCCGAGCCAAAATGTACAAATCAGTTCAACTTTATCGAAAGATCCTCTCAAACAATCAATAATCCACTGCAG GGTCGAGCCTGTCAGACTGTCCCACCTCCACGCTGCAACTATTACGCCACTGCTTTTCAG TGGGACATATATGATGTTTACATGGCTGAGCTACAGAAACAAGAGGTGAAAAAAGAGAAACAGAAAGACGAcacttgtgaaaaaaacaaaaagatgatgCTCATTGAGAAACCT AGTGATGACATCACACAAGTATCCAAATCTGCCAAGCTGTTGGAGCGCATGGTCAATCAAAACACTTTCAATGAAGTAGCACAAG ATTTCAAGTACTTTGAGGATGCGGCGGATGAATTTAGGGATGAGGAGGGCACTGTTCTCCCCCTGTGGAAGTTCCAGTATGACAAAGCCAAAATGATGTGTGTCACTGCCCTCTGTTG GAATTTTATTtatccagatttttttggtgtgggatTGGGATCAT ATGACTTCAGCAAACAAGGCCGTGGGATGCTTCTCTTCTACACGTTGAAGAACTCTACCTACCCCGAGTACATCTTTCCTACAGGTTCTGGTGTGCTGAGCCTCGACATTCACAAGCAACATTCCTACCTAGTTGCTGTCGGTTTCTACgacggctgtgtgtgtgtgtacaatttGAAAAACAAGGGCCAGAACCCTCAATACAAGAGCACTGTGAACACTGGCAAGCACACCGACCCAGTCTGGCAG gtACGCTGGCAGAATGACAACAGCCTCAATTTTTATTCTGTGTCTTCGGATGGCCGAGTTGTGTCCTGGATGCTTATTAAG AATGAGCTGGCCTTCTCTGACGCTCTCAAGCTCACATTGGATTATACTGTGTCGGATGGCCTGGAGGGGATTCAGGAACTTATTAGAG CTAGTGGCACATCTTTTGACTTTCACACACAGATTGATGATCTCTTCATAGTTGGCACTGAGGAGGGGAAAATACACAAG TGCTCAAAGAACTACTCAAGTCAGTACCTCAAGACATATGAAGCCCACAACATGGCAGTGGGCACTGTAAGGTGGAACCCCTATCACTCCAAGGTGTTCATCTCCTGCAGCTCGGATTGGAGTGTCAAGATCTGGGACCAGGATTTCAA CACTCCAATGTTTACTTTTGAGCTACATGCATCAGTTGGGGATGTGGCCTGGGCGCCGTACTCCTCTACTGTCTTTGCTGCTGTCACCACAGAAGGATTG GTTCATGTTTTTGACCTTGCCATCAACAAGTATCAGGCTATCTGCCAACAGCCCGTggtgaataaaaagaagaccAAGCTGACTCATATTGAGTTTAATCCCGTTGAGCCCGTCTTCATAGTGGGTGATGACAGAGGCTCTGTTATCAGTCTCAAACTGTCCCCTAACCTGCGCAAAAAACCAAAA GGGAAGAAGGGTCGTGATTTGGTGGAAGGTCCTGAGGCCGAAGTTGCCAAGATGGAGAAGCTACTCAGTCTGCTGAGACCTTGA
- the LOC133507110 gene encoding dynein axonemal intermediate chain 1-like isoform X1: MGQTKADCKMASAKVENNREELHSYLIVASELPPMQHYLSEIPLMDRKAGALGGEDGVEKAEFPGGGPTPLYHLERSQEFGMHSFCYEAELPSSQEEALAFPLMHSHIHRFSKVWKQAPTGLLQSSAKYQAAAKSYKTTNKKKEDDDPGKLIKPADQVELTEAELKEEITKTLTARNPHAPQNIAHYKFNDGAYKLTTVVNHMAVHFVLEGCLEHQDFDDSHSLTATEELTEDATGEEGEESDEDDSGDGGEEEEAGEDDIPDSAASKANAEPKCTNQFNFIERSSQTINNPLQGRACQTVPPPRCNYYATAFQWDIYDVYMAELQKQEVKKEKQKDDTCEKNKKMMLIEKPSDDITQVSKSAKLLERMVNQNTFNEVAQDFKYFEDAADEFRDEEGTVLPLWKFQYDKAKMMCVTALCWNFIYPDFFGVGLGSYDFSKQGRGMLLFYTLKNSTYPEYIFPTGSGVLSLDIHKQHSYLVAVGFYDGCVCVYNLKNKGQNPQYKSTVNTGKHTDPVWQVRWQNDNSLNFYSVSSDGRVVSWMLIKNELAFSDALKLTLDYTVSDGLEGIQELIRASGTSFDFHTQIDDLFIVGTEEGKIHKCSKNYSSQYLKTYEAHNMAVGTVRWNPYHSKVFISCSSDWSVKIWDQDFNTPMFTFELHASVGDVAWAPYSSTVFAAVTTEGLVHVFDLAINKYQAICQQPVVNKKKTKLTHIEFNPVEPVFIVGDDRGSVISLKLSPNLRKKPKGKKGRDLVEGPEAEVAKMEKLLSLLRP, from the exons ATGGGGCAAACAAAAGCTGATTGTAAAATGGCCTCAGCGAAGGTTGAAAATAATCGGGAGGAATTACATTCATATTTAATT GTGGCTTCAGAGCTGCCTCCGATGCAGCACTATCTCAGCGAAATCCCACTGATG GATCGGAAAGCAGGAGCTCTTGGCGGTGAAGATGGCGTTGAAAAAGCGGAATTTCCTGGAGGGGGCCCAACACCCTTGTATCATCTGGAACGATCACAAGAATTTGGAATGCATTCATTCTGCTACGAGGCTGAGCTGCCATCAAGTCAG GAGGAGGCGCTTGCATTCCCTTTGATGCACTCCCACATACACCGGTTCTCCAAGGTCTGGAAGCAAGCCCCCACTGGCCTTCTCCAGTCCTCTGCCAAATATCAG GCAGCTGCCAAGTCATACAAAACTACAAACAAGAAAAAG GAGGATGATGATCCGGGGAAACTTATTAAACCTGCTGATCAAGTGGAACTCACTGAGGCT GAGCTGAAAGAGGAAATCACAAAGACTCTGACTGCAAGAAATCCACATGCCCCGCAAAATATTGCCCACTACAAATTTAAT GATGGCGCTTACAAGCTGACCACGGTTGTAAACCACATGGCCGTTCACTTCGTCTTGGAGGGTTGCCTCGAACATCAAGACTTTGATGATAGTCACAGTCTGACGGCCACCGAGGAACTCACTGAAGATG CAACAGGCGAGGAGGGCGAAGAATCTGATGAG gatgattctggtgatggaggtgaggaagaggaggctgGAGAAGACGACATACCAGACAGTGCTGCCTCCAAAGCAAATGCCGAGCCAAAATGTACAAATCAGTTCAACTTTATCGAAAGATCCTCTCAAACAATCAATAATCCACTGCAG GGTCGAGCCTGTCAGACTGTCCCACCTCCACGCTGCAACTATTACGCCACTGCTTTTCAG TGGGACATATATGATGTTTACATGGCTGAGCTACAGAAACAAGAGGTGAAAAAAGAGAAACAGAAAGACGAcacttgtgaaaaaaacaaaaagatgatgCTCATTGAGAAACCT AGTGATGACATCACACAAGTATCCAAATCTGCCAAGCTGTTGGAGCGCATGGTCAATCAAAACACTTTCAATGAAGTAGCACAAG ATTTCAAGTACTTTGAGGATGCGGCGGATGAATTTAGGGATGAGGAGGGCACTGTTCTCCCCCTGTGGAAGTTCCAGTATGACAAAGCCAAAATGATGTGTGTCACTGCCCTCTGTTG GAATTTTATTtatccagatttttttggtgtgggatTGGGATCAT ATGACTTCAGCAAACAAGGCCGTGGGATGCTTCTCTTCTACACGTTGAAGAACTCTACCTACCCCGAGTACATCTTTCCTACAGGTTCTGGTGTGCTGAGCCTCGACATTCACAAGCAACATTCCTACCTAGTTGCTGTCGGTTTCTACgacggctgtgtgtgtgtgtacaatttGAAAAACAAGGGCCAGAACCCTCAATACAAGAGCACTGTGAACACTGGCAAGCACACCGACCCAGTCTGGCAG gtACGCTGGCAGAATGACAACAGCCTCAATTTTTATTCTGTGTCTTCGGATGGCCGAGTTGTGTCCTGGATGCTTATTAAG AATGAGCTGGCCTTCTCTGACGCTCTCAAGCTCACATTGGATTATACTGTGTCGGATGGCCTGGAGGGGATTCAGGAACTTATTAGAG CTAGTGGCACATCTTTTGACTTTCACACACAGATTGATGATCTCTTCATAGTTGGCACTGAGGAGGGGAAAATACACAAG TGCTCAAAGAACTACTCAAGTCAGTACCTCAAGACATATGAAGCCCACAACATGGCAGTGGGCACTGTAAGGTGGAACCCCTATCACTCCAAGGTGTTCATCTCCTGCAGCTCGGATTGGAGTGTCAAGATCTGGGACCAGGATTTCAA CACTCCAATGTTTACTTTTGAGCTACATGCATCAGTTGGGGATGTGGCCTGGGCGCCGTACTCCTCTACTGTCTTTGCTGCTGTCACCACAGAAGGATTG GTTCATGTTTTTGACCTTGCCATCAACAAGTATCAGGCTATCTGCCAACAGCCCGTggtgaataaaaagaagaccAAGCTGACTCATATTGAGTTTAATCCCGTTGAGCCCGTCTTCATAGTGGGTGATGACAGAGGCTCTGTTATCAGTCTCAAACTGTCCCCTAACCTGCGCAAAAAACCAAAA GGGAAGAAGGGTCGTGATTTGGTGGAAGGTCCTGAGGCCGAAGTTGCCAAGATGGAGAAGCTACTCAGTCTGCTGAGACCTTGA